The following are encoded in a window of Flavobacterium cupriresistens genomic DNA:
- a CDS encoding Lrp/AsnC family transcriptional regulator, translating into MEQIDDIDLQLLNILHDNSKYTVKELAKMVNLSASPVFERIKRLENNGYIKKYIALLDAEKLNRGFIVFCNIKLKQHDRNIGNQFVSDIMKIEEVVECYNISGDYDFLMKVSAKDMKHYQDFVFNKLGSVESIGSTQSTFVMSEIKNMYG; encoded by the coding sequence ATGGAACAAATAGACGATATTGATCTTCAGTTATTAAATATACTACACGATAATTCTAAATACACTGTGAAAGAGCTTGCTAAAATGGTAAATCTTTCGGCATCGCCTGTTTTTGAGCGGATTAAAAGATTAGAGAATAATGGTTATATTAAGAAGTATATAGCACTACTGGATGCAGAAAAATTAAATAGAGGATTCATCGTTTTCTGTAATATCAAACTGAAACAGCACGATCGTAATATTGGGAATCAGTTTGTTAGTGATATTATGAAAATAGAAGAAGTTGTGGAATGCTACAATATCTCAGGAGATTACGACTTTTTAATGAAAGTTTCTGCCAAAGACATGAAGCATTATCAGGATTTTGTGTTTAATAAATTGGGATCAGTTGAAAGTATAGGGAGCACCCAAAGTACCTTTGTTATGTCGGAGATAAAGAATATGTATGGATAG
- a CDS encoding TolC family protein, which translates to MRKLHFTASVFLLFVFSAKAQSLTIDSSYKLAENNYPLIKQYDLIEKTKEYNISNANKAYLPQVSITAIEGYVFGDFPSMGSGSDSKFKFIGIGQVNQTIWDGGATKTQKKILESSTKVKKTNIDVSLRELRSRVNQLYFGILLIDEQLKQLAVQNGILNNNIDKVKKLNENGYSYKMDVDEIQVEQLKLKQQQKDFIFTRKGYIKMLSYLINTKIDDQTKFEKPITADPSPDATIKRPELLLYQNQRDLADVNAEMHKVNLMPKIGVLGAGIMLAPGMSLGNTTISTLGVVGLNASWNINALYKNGNEKELTKLEKDKINVQEQTFLFNTNLQIDQKTADIDRQKEILKDDDAIIALRANIQKGYQLKYDNGAGPLVDLLNAIENEKDAHTQKALHEIQLLMSMYDYQTIIGN; encoded by the coding sequence ATGAGAAAACTACATTTTACAGCCAGCGTTTTTTTACTTTTTGTATTTTCAGCAAAAGCGCAGTCACTAACGATAGACAGTTCATACAAACTTGCTGAAAACAATTATCCTTTAATCAAACAATATGATTTGATCGAAAAAACAAAAGAGTATAATATTAGCAATGCTAATAAAGCTTATTTACCCCAAGTGAGTATAACAGCTATTGAGGGGTATGTTTTTGGTGATTTTCCAAGTATGGGATCGGGAAGTGACAGCAAATTTAAATTTATTGGAATCGGACAGGTCAATCAGACCATTTGGGATGGTGGAGCCACAAAAACGCAGAAAAAAATTCTGGAATCTTCTACCAAAGTGAAAAAGACGAATATAGATGTTTCGCTGCGCGAATTGCGATCCAGAGTAAATCAACTCTATTTTGGAATCTTGCTTATTGATGAACAATTAAAGCAGCTAGCGGTTCAAAACGGAATTCTTAACAATAATATTGATAAGGTAAAAAAGCTCAATGAAAATGGTTATTCATACAAAATGGATGTTGACGAGATACAGGTCGAACAGCTGAAGTTAAAACAGCAGCAAAAAGATTTTATTTTTACTCGAAAAGGATACATCAAAATGCTGTCGTATCTTATTAATACAAAAATTGACGATCAGACAAAATTTGAAAAACCCATTACTGCCGATCCATCTCCTGACGCCACCATAAAAAGACCCGAATTGCTTTTATACCAAAATCAGCGTGATCTTGCTGATGTTAATGCTGAGATGCATAAAGTGAATTTAATGCCTAAGATTGGAGTTTTAGGTGCCGGTATTATGCTTGCTCCGGGCATGAGTCTTGGTAATACTACAATTTCAACGCTTGGCGTTGTCGGACTTAATGCTTCGTGGAATATTAATGCACTTTATAAAAATGGCAATGAAAAGGAGTTAACCAAACTGGAAAAGGATAAGATAAATGTACAGGAACAAACTTTCTTATTTAATACCAACCTGCAGATCGATCAGAAAACAGCAGATATAGACAGGCAGAAAGAAATCCTTAAGGATGACGATGCTATTATTGCTCTTAGAGCCAATATTCAAAAAGGGTATCAGTTAAAATATGACAATGGAGCTGGTCCATTGGTGGATTTGCTAAATGCGATAGAAAATGAAAAAGATGCCCATACACAAAAGGCATTACATGAAATACAACTACTAATGTCGATGTACGATTATCAAACCATTATAGGAAATTAA
- a CDS encoding TetR/AcrR family transcriptional regulator: protein MEKKLDTTTENKIKEAARIVFYKKGFAATRTRDIAEEAGLNLALLNYYFRSKSKLFEIIMMETLSGFIQRIAIILNNEKTTLDEKVAAIAEHYIDTIIKDPEIPTFIVSEIRSNPGLLVKKLSFNEVVKNSAFFKQHNQAVQDGLITEPNPLHFLMNLMGLVVFPFIAKPILMGGNDITESDFNKIMQQRKKMIPIWVKAMMSA, encoded by the coding sequence ATGGAAAAGAAACTAGATACTACAACGGAAAATAAAATTAAGGAAGCAGCAAGAATTGTTTTCTATAAAAAAGGTTTTGCCGCTACAAGAACAAGAGATATTGCAGAAGAAGCCGGTTTGAACCTTGCACTGTTAAATTATTATTTCAGGTCAAAATCAAAATTGTTTGAAATTATAATGATGGAAACTTTATCCGGTTTTATCCAGCGAATTGCTATTATACTTAATAATGAGAAAACTACATTAGATGAAAAAGTGGCAGCAATTGCCGAGCATTATATTGATACCATTATTAAAGATCCTGAGATACCAACTTTTATTGTGAGCGAAATCCGCAGCAATCCAGGTTTGCTTGTAAAAAAACTATCTTTCAACGAGGTGGTCAAAAACTCGGCTTTCTTTAAGCAACACAATCAGGCTGTTCAGGACGGTTTAATAACAGAACCAAATCCTCTTCATTTTTTAATGAATCTAATGGGTTTAGTCGTATTTCCATTTATTGCTAAACCTATTCTTATGGGAGGGAATGATATTACTGAGAGCGATTTTAATAAAATAATGCAACAAAGAAAAAAAATGATTCCAATCTGGGTAAAAGCAATGATGTCTGCCTGA
- a CDS encoding HlyD family secretion protein yields MKINKLLLLLIASLFIVSCGNKENQFDASGSFEAVETILSAEANGQILKLDVQEGQTLNPGEVVGLIDSTQLHISRLQLKQNKKAILIGKPTINIQTESLKKQLANAELDVNRTQKLVQDGVASQKQLDDANAKATTLRSQIRAQENSLQTTTESMTEQANTVAEQLKGTNDQLNKCVITNPIKGVVLAKYAEQYEMAVIGKPLYKIANTETLDLRAYITGTQLPQIKMGQQVTVRIDQGNDKYKEYPGTITWISDKSEFSPKTIQTKDERANLVYAIKVKVKNDGYIKIGMYGEVNWTK; encoded by the coding sequence ATGAAAATAAATAAACTCTTACTACTGCTTATTGCATCGCTTTTTATAGTATCATGCGGAAATAAAGAAAATCAATTTGATGCTTCGGGTTCTTTTGAAGCTGTAGAAACCATACTTTCTGCAGAAGCCAATGGACAAATCTTGAAACTAGATGTTCAGGAAGGCCAAACGTTAAACCCTGGAGAAGTTGTAGGTCTTATTGACAGTACACAGCTCCATATTTCCAGATTGCAATTAAAGCAAAATAAAAAAGCAATTCTGATTGGAAAACCTACTATAAATATTCAAACAGAAAGTTTAAAAAAACAATTGGCCAACGCAGAGCTTGACGTCAACAGAACTCAGAAATTAGTACAAGACGGAGTTGCATCTCAAAAACAGCTTGACGATGCCAATGCAAAAGCAACTACTTTGCGATCTCAAATCCGCGCTCAGGAAAATTCTCTGCAAACTACAACAGAGTCGATGACAGAACAAGCCAACACTGTTGCTGAACAGCTGAAAGGAACAAACGATCAATTAAATAAATGTGTAATAACAAACCCAATAAAAGGTGTTGTTCTTGCCAAATATGCAGAGCAGTATGAAATGGCCGTTATTGGAAAGCCGCTTTATAAAATTGCCAATACAGAAACGCTTGATCTTCGTGCTTATATTACAGGAACACAACTCCCGCAGATAAAAATGGGACAACAGGTTACCGTTAGAATAGATCAGGGAAATGATAAGTATAAAGAATATCCGGGAACCATAACCTGGATTTCAGACAAGTCTGAGTTTTCTCCTAAAACCATTCAAACCAAAGACGAAAGAGCTAATCTCGTGTATGCCATAAAAGTTAAAGTAAAAAATGACGGCTACATTAAAATTGGGATGTACGGCGAAGTAAACTGGACAAAATAA